A stretch of the Archangium violaceum genome encodes the following:
- a CDS encoding ATP-dependent helicase HrpA produces the protein MPRLDWAGLLRRTFVLDVFASAGCGGWRQVLAYVTAPSGVLSILEHLGLPTRPAKLAPAQGPPQSTWC, from the coding sequence ATGCCGCGACTGGATTGGGCCGGGCTGCTGCGCCGGACGTTCGTTTTGGACGTCTTCGCCTCTGCCGGGTGTGGAGGCTGGCGCCAGGTGTTGGCGTACGTGACAGCACCCAGCGGGGTGCTCTCCATTCTGGAGCACCTGGGACTGCCCACGCGCCCTGCGAAGCTGGCCCCGGCTCAGGGGCCACCCCAAAGCACGTGGTGCTGA
- a CDS encoding DUF4157 domain-containing protein, with amino-acid sequence MRAPFEARFHHDFSRVRVHHDEAAAQSAHELGAFAYTWGHHIVLGESRFAPGTPSRREVLTHELAHVVQQKGVPPRVAGLAPTSPGDSIEREADAAVRAMREGQPIRLTADTSGRLARWASTPPPQITGSIADVTYQVTLRELNGMSMQAMLIRLETYSAEMLSTFMRLVESAGVDAPRMMVAIDTVY; translated from the coding sequence GTGCGCGCCCCATTCGAGGCCCGGTTCCATCACGACTTCAGCCGGGTCCGCGTTCATCACGATGAGGCCGCGGCCCAGTCGGCGCACGAGCTCGGTGCCTTCGCGTACACCTGGGGGCATCACATCGTCCTGGGCGAGAGCCGCTTCGCTCCGGGGACCCCCTCAAGACGAGAGGTGCTCACGCACGAGCTCGCGCATGTGGTGCAGCAGAAAGGGGTACCTCCTCGAGTTGCGGGGCTGGCGCCCACTTCACCTGGGGACTCCATTGAGCGTGAGGCGGACGCGGCCGTGCGCGCGATGCGTGAAGGACAGCCAATCCGGCTGACAGCCGACACGAGTGGGCGCCTTGCGCGCTGGGCCTCGACGCCTCCACCCCAGATCACCGGGAGCATCGCGGATGTCACCTATCAAGTGACCCTGCGCGAGCTGAACGGGATGTCCATGCAGGCGATGCTCATCCGGTTGGAAACCTATAGCGCCGAGATGCTCTCCACGTTCATGCGTCTCGTCGAAAGCGCGGGAGTGGACGCGCCCCGGATGATGGTGGCGATCGACACCGTCTATTAG